The nucleotide window GAAAGCACCCACATTTCGTGCGGCCTCACTTCCTCGCCGGCGGGTCCGCCGTCAGCACGGTCCACGGGTGCGGTTCGAGTGCGACGATCTCCGGGTGGTCCCGCAGTTGCTCCGGCGTGGGCTTCCACACCTTCCCGGTCGGGGGGCCGTAGAGCGCGTGGGTGGAGAGCTTCGCAGCCAGCGCCGCCGTCGTGTACTTCGCGTCCAGCGCCGTGTCCTGCGCGAGCACCTCGTTGGTGAACGCCTTCTTGGCGAACGCGGCGTCGATCTTGCCGGCGTGCGCCTTGTACAGCGCCAGCCACTCCTTGTCGCGCTCGTCAGGCTCCCACTCCGTGCCGGTCGGCCGGTCGGCGTCGTCCGCGGGGAGCGCCTCGAGGCGGACCGCCCGGTCTTTCGCGTTGTTGCAGCCCCAGTAGAACCCCTTCGTGCCCCCGAACCACTGGTCCTTGGAACTGCGCCACAGCTTTTGGGCCTTCGTGCCCAGCTCGAACATCGCGATCTCGTTGGTCTTCAGGTCGCCAACGAGCCACTCGTTCGCATACAGCCCGTTGTTCTTCTCGGACAGCGCCTTCACCACCGTGTCGATGCCCTCGGCGTACTGGATCGCCTTCCGGGTGCGGCTCGCGAGCGGCACCCCGCCGGCGTCGAACGGGGTCTGGTCGATGGTCGTCTCGCACAGCAGCACGCCGGCGTCGTTGATGTAATAGTCCTGGCTCGACCACACCCCGCCCGGGAACGCCTGCATCACGAACCGGCGGCCCTTGTGCGGCGCCACGTCGATCCAGTAGTTGACGAACGGCCCGGCGGTGAGCCCGGCCATCGTGATGTGCCCGAACACGATCTTCCCGTCGGCGGTCGCCGGGCCGGTCGCGATGAACGCGGAGCAGTGGTCCACCTTTTTGGGGCGCGGGGCCGGCGCGCGAGGCCGCCCGGGGCGGGGGAACGTCTTCCCCTCCAGCCCGGTCGGCATGGTGTGCAGCGCGGACTCGAGGCTCGCCAGCTCCATCTGCACGTTGAGCACCGCGACATCAAGCAGGTCGATGTCGCGCCCCTCGTAGCTGGCGCCCGCGTCGGTGGCCCCGTCCGCGATGCCCTTCATCTCCTCGAGCAGCTCGGAATCGATCTTGCGGAGGAACGCGGCGTTCGTGATCAGCCGGACGGCCTTCCACCCGTCGGCGGGCGCCTTCGGGCTGCACTCGGTCGCGAGCATCCGGACGTACGCGGCGATCTCCTTCGCGAGCAGCCGTCCGTGCTGGTACCCGCGGGGGTACGGCTCGCCCTCGATGTGCAGCACCACCCAGCCGTCTTGCGTGTACCGGTAGGCCGGGCCGTAGCGGTTCGGGTCGGCGGCGGGTTTCGGCACCGGATCGGCCGCGGCGGGCTGGACCGGTGCGGGCGGTGCGGGCGGTGCGGTCAGCACCAGGGGTGCGAAGCCGAGCGGCAAAACGAGTGCGAGCCAGCGCATAAGCGATCGGCCTCAGCGGATCGGGGCGGACAACGGTTCAGAGCGTTCAGCATCGCACACCGGCGCGGCGTTGGGAACGGCAATTGCTGGGCCGCCGGGCGTGAAAGCGCCCGGCTCGGGGTGTGATGGGTCGGGCGCCCGTGGGTGAGTTCACAACGGAGGACGTGCGATGCGTCAAACGCTGTTCGTCGCGCTGGTGAGTGCCACGGTGGCGCCGGGGCCGGCTCAAGAGCGGCAACCGCCGCCGGTGCGCCCGGCCGCGCGGCTGGCCCAGGTGGAAGAAGAGGCCGAGGTGCTGGAGGCCGAACGGGACGTGAACAAGGCGCACATTAAGGCGGCCGAGGTCGGAGTGAAAGCGGCGGAACTCGGGGCGGTGCGACTCAAGAAGGCGCTGGGCGGCGGAGCCCTGGCCGTCGAGGAGTTCGATCGGGCGAAACTGGAGGTCAAGATGGCCCTCAACTGGAGATCCGCCTCGCCGAGCTGAAGGCGTTCGACGTGCGGCTGAAGTTCGCCCGGAAACGCGTGGAGGACGCGAAAAGTGCCAGCCCGCCGCCGTCCGGTAAGGCACCGAATTGAATGTGGGAATCGGCAGCACTGATGGCACCAAATCCCCCAAGGTTACCCCCGCCTGCATCAGCAAGCGGGGGTGCGTCGCTACCGCACTCGCGGTTACTCGTTCCCGGCGGCCGGCGCGATCCGGATCGACAGCGGCTCCACCCAGTGCTTGTGGTCCGCGTCGTAGTAGAGGTACCCGCGGCTCGCCGGCCCGCGGTACGTTCCGGGCACGTCGCACACCAAGTCGATGCTCAACTCGACCTTCTGCTCGGGGGCCAGCTCGCGCCAGTACAGCACCAGCTCGCGCGAGCCCTTCAGCTCGAAGTACGCGACGGCGCCTTTCTCCCGCAGGTCCGTGAGCTGCTTCAGGTCGGTGGGCACCTTCATCCCGGCCGGGATGCCGATCACCGCCGTGGTCATCCCCTGGCCCTGCTTCTGGCGGTTCTCCAGCGTGACCGCGAGCGGCACCGTGTCGCCCTCGGCCGCTTCCGCACTCGCGAGTTTGGTCGCGATGCGCACCGCGCACCGCTCCGCGCTCAAGGGCGTCAGGGTGGTGTAGGTGTAGCTCAGGGCGAACGGGTACGGCTGTTTCGCGTCCGTGGCGATCGCGATCTCGTTCCGCCCCCCGAGCTTGAAGACGGTTTCGGGGTTCGGCACGT belongs to Gemmata obscuriglobus and includes:
- a CDS encoding C45 family autoproteolytic acyltransferase/hydolase, which produces MRWLALVLPLGFAPLVLTAPPAPPAPVQPAAADPVPKPAADPNRYGPAYRYTQDGWVVLHIEGEPYPRGYQHGRLLAKEIAAYVRMLATECSPKAPADGWKAVRLITNAAFLRKIDSELLEEMKGIADGATDAGASYEGRDIDLLDVAVLNVQMELASLESALHTMPTGLEGKTFPRPGRPRAPAPRPKKVDHCSAFIATGPATADGKIVFGHITMAGLTAGPFVNYWIDVAPHKGRRFVMQAFPGGVWSSQDYYINDAGVLLCETTIDQTPFDAGGVPLASRTRKAIQYAEGIDTVVKALSEKNNGLYANEWLVGDLKTNEIAMFELGTKAQKLWRSSKDQWFGGTKGFYWGCNNAKDRAVRLEALPADDADRPTGTEWEPDERDKEWLALYKAHAGKIDAAFAKKAFTNEVLAQDTALDAKYTTAALAAKLSTHALYGPPTGKVWKPTPEQLRDHPEIVALEPHPWTVLTADPPARK